A stretch of Lentibacillus sp. JNUCC-1 DNA encodes these proteins:
- a CDS encoding TadE/TadG family type IV pilus assembly protein, producing the protein MEKFSWMRRNEEGSATIEFLGIVPIVLIVMMVVVQFVVGIHGVIVAQSAVNEYADVYSVTGDSGEAGATAQKILDTTSYVSGNVAVSQVNDKYFTADIDVDISLIFLPKKLRNGYIPDISYSTSTSGRVIE; encoded by the coding sequence GTGGAGAAGTTTTCTTGGATGAGGCGAAATGAAGAGGGCAGTGCGACCATTGAATTTCTGGGTATCGTACCAATAGTATTGATTGTCATGATGGTTGTTGTGCAATTTGTCGTTGGAATCCATGGGGTGATTGTAGCTCAGTCGGCGGTAAACGAATATGCGGATGTTTATTCCGTGACAGGGGACAGTGGCGAGGCCGGGGCAACCGCGCAAAAAATATTGGATACGACCAGTTATGTGTCTGGTAATGTTGCGGTATCCCAGGTGAATGACAAATATTTTACAGCAGATATTGATGTAGATATCAGTTTAATATTCTTACCGAAAAAGCTGCGTAATGGTTATATTCCGGATATTTCATATAGCACGTCAACATCAGGCAGGGTGATTGAATGA
- a CDS encoding pilus assembly protein TadG-related protein, translated as MIQRCKKLLNNENGNTMLFVMGAVGLLMLLFVFVFNMGSAFVTKEKSAATASQASLAATSAFYEDLRDALTGEVFPLGEPDDEDGGGESEEGGDDPDDESSEEEWDFDEEITEAKENNPIGSLNPNEWEIEILEQVVQSGLDTPILGELLEAYLQSSMSSEKVVNAARQAVLKNGGKLDGAMLKVEDDRFKVKAANEFESTSFDGFMQGIKQKLYKDSAGPTGELIETLWTGDSTYDL; from the coding sequence ATGATACAGCGTTGTAAGAAGCTATTAAACAATGAAAATGGGAACACGATGTTGTTTGTGATGGGCGCCGTTGGTTTGTTGATGCTTTTATTTGTATTTGTTTTTAATATGGGCTCAGCTTTTGTGACGAAAGAAAAATCAGCAGCAACAGCGAGCCAGGCAAGTCTTGCTGCGACAAGTGCCTTTTATGAAGATTTAAGAGATGCGCTTACTGGAGAGGTCTTTCCACTTGGTGAACCTGATGACGAAGATGGTGGCGGCGAATCTGAAGAAGGTGGGGACGATCCAGATGATGAATCGAGTGAAGAAGAATGGGATTTTGATGAAGAAATAACGGAGGCAAAAGAAAACAATCCAATTGGAAGCTTAAACCCGAATGAGTGGGAGATAGAAATTTTGGAACAGGTTGTACAAAGTGGATTGGACACGCCAATTCTTGGTGAGCTGTTAGAAGCGTATTTACAATCCAGCATGTCTTCTGAGAAGGTCGTCAATGCTGCGCGGCAGGCCGTTCTAAAAAATGGCGGCAAATTGGACGGTGCGATGTTAAAAGTGGAAGATGACCGGTTTAAAGTGAAAGCAGCGAATGAATTTGAATCAACATCATTTGATGGTTTTATGCAGGGAATTAAACAGAAACTATATAAGGATTCAGCTGGTCCTACTGGGGAATTGATTGAAACGTTGTGGACAGGTGACTCCACTTATGATTTATAA